CTTAGAAACTACAAGGATTTAGAGAACAATGTAAAGAAGAGGTCTCCCTGACCTCAAAAATAGAGTCTCTgtgagaatagagaacccaaggAATCAAGGAGCCACATAAAGGAAGCACACAGATGGAGGAGTCTTGCTACCTGGAATGTCTTTACGAGCAGTGGTAGAAGCAGCGGTGGTTGCAGTGGTAGGAGCAGCAGTGGTCGCAGTGGTTGCAGCAGTGGTGGTCGCAGTGGTTGCAGCAACAGTGGTTTCAGCATCAGGGGCTTCATCATCAGCAGGACCAGCTGAAATTAGAAG
The sequence above is a segment of the Pan paniscus chromosome 10, NHGRI_mPanPan1-v2.0_pri, whole genome shotgun sequence genome. Coding sequences within it:
- the MUCL1 gene encoding mucin-like protein 1, with translation MKFLAVLVLLGVSIFLVSAQNPTTAAPADTYPATGPADDEAPDAETTVAATTATTTAATTATTAAPTTATTAASTTARKDIPVLPK